One Candida dubliniensis CD36 chromosome 1, complete sequence genomic region harbors:
- a CDS encoding GPI-anchored extracellular protein, putative (Similar to S. cerevisiae ECM33;~Similar to C. albicans ECM33;~spliced gene), with amino-acid sequence MQFKNILAITAIAGLASAANNSTLTTATPSVKSDCSFKDFTATASNQVQQVAACATAVGDITIQGDSFGTVELTGLEQVYGSLHVKNATKATTVNAPTLQLVSGELEFNANTILSDLNLAQLTTVGSFSLNALPALEKTGLTAGITSAESVIISDTGLSSLTGINVYKLKVFNVNNNDNIDTIDSGLQEVTDTIDISYNAEKVDVILKQLSSAKNIVLQQVNSFSAPNLTVANGSFAVSSSSVEKVELAGLTSIGNSLTVNKNEDLTELDFPKLKSIGGALQISDNDELKSFAGFPKLETIGGSVNINGTFDNGTFESLKRVSGGFILKTDGKLSCSAFNKLNTNGDVKGDKFQCEDRQTTSSSSSKKSGSATETSGSGETGSDSSSSASGSSGSSSSSKKAGAASNNGKLASVVAAFAAVGVALF; translated from the exons ATGCAATTCAAGAACATTCTTGCCATTACTGCCATTGCTGGCTTAGCTTCTGCTGCCAACA ACTCCACTTTGACTACTGCTACTCCAAGTGTCAAATCTGATTGTTCATTCAAAGATTTCACTGCTACTGCTTCTAACCAAGTTCAACAAGTTGCTGCTTGTGCCACTGCTGTTGGTGACATCACCATTCAAGGTGACTCTTTTGGTACCGTTGAATTGACTGGTTTAGAACAAGTTTACGGTAGTTTGCATGTTAAAAACGCCACCAAGGCCACCACTGTGAATGCTCCAACTTTACAATTGGTTTCTGGTGAATTGGAATTCAACGCCAACACCATCTTATCTGACTTGAACTTGGCTCAATTGACCACTGTTGGTAGTTTCAGTTTGAATGCTTTGCCAGCTTTGGAAAAAACTGGGTTAACTGCTGGTATCACTTCTGCTGAATCCGTTATCATTTCCGACACTGGTTTGAGTTCATTGACTGGTATCAATGTTTACAAATTGAAAGTTTTCAACGTTAACAACAATGACAACATTGACACCATTGACTCAGGTTTACAAGAAGTCACTGATACTATTGACATTTCTTATAATGCTGAAAAAGTCGATgttattttgaaacaattgagCAGTGCTAAGAATATTGTTTTGCAACAAGTTAACTCATTCAGTGCTCCAAACTTGACTGTTGCTAATGGTTCATTTGCTGTTTCATCTTCCTCTgttgaaaaagttgaaCTTGCTGGATTAACTTCTATTGGTAACTCATTGACTGTCAACAAAAACGAAGACTTGACTGAATTAGATTTCCCTAAATTGAAATCCATTGGTGGTGCTTTACAAATCTCCGacaatgatgaattgaaatccTTTGCTGGTTTCCCTAAATTGGAAACCATTGGTGGTTCCGTCAACATTAACGGTACTTTTGACAATGGTACTTTTGAATCCTTAAAGAGAGTTTCTGGTGGTTTCATCTTGAAGACTGATGGTAAATTGTCTTGTAGTGctttcaacaaattgaacaCCAACGGTGATGTTAAAGGTGACAAATTCCAATGTGAAGATAGACAAAccacttcttcttcttcttccaagAAATCTGGTTCTGCTACTGAAACTTCTGGTTCAGGCGAAACCGGTTCCGATTCATCCTCATCTGCTTCTGGTTCTTctggttcttcttcttcatctaaGAAAGCTGGTGCTGCTTCCAACAATGGTAAGTTAGCTTCTGTCGTTGCCGCTTTTGCTGCTGTTGGTGTTGCTTTATTCTAA
- a CDS encoding septin, putative (Similar to S. cerevisiae CDC12;~Similar to C. albicans CDC12;~spliced gene) encodes MPEPVGIANLPNQRYKIISKEGATFTIMVAGESGLGKTTFINTLFQTSLKPHQEPSHRHNKFTSPHQTVEIDIVRAILEEKNFEIRLNIIDTPGFGNNVDNHDSWVPIIDFIDDQHESYMKQEQQPSRTAKKDLRVHACLYFIRPTGHSLKPLDIEIMKRLSTRVNLIPVIAKADTLSPQELDIFKTRIREIIEAQDISIYTPPLELDDPASAEHAKQLIESMPFAIIGSEEEVEVGPGQFVRGRKYPWGVVEVENDQHCDFKKLRSLLLRTNMLDLVLSTNELHFETFRSVKLGGDEQENGEENGTEELTNEKGEVIKKPSGSKKPRRLHNPKFKEEEDALKKFFTEQVKAEEHRFRQWETNIINERNRLNQDLEEMQSKLKSLEEQVKRLQIAKR; translated from the exons ATGCCTGAACCAGTTGGTATTGCAAATTTGCCTAATCAAAG GTATAAAATCATTTCCAAAGAGGGTGCCACATTCACCATTATGGTGGCAGGTGAAAGTGGTCTAGGAAAAACTACTTTTATCAATACTCTTTTCCAAACCTCATTGAAACCACATCAAGAGCCAAGTCATAGACACAATAAGTTCACTTCTCCCCACCAAACTGTTGAAATTGACATAGTTAGAGCTATAttggaagaaaagaattttgaaattagattgaatataattgatacaCCTGGGTTCGGTAACAATGTTGACAATCATGATTCCTGGGTCCCaatcattgattttattgatgatcAACACGAATCTTATATGAAACAAGAACAGCAGCCTTCAAGAACTGCCAAAAAGGATTTGAGAGTTCATGCTTGTCTTTATTTCATTAGACCTACAGGGCATTCTTTGAAACCTTTGGATATTGAAATCATGAAGAGATTGTCCACCAGAGTTAATCTTATCCCAGTTATTGCCAAAGCCGACACTTTGTCGCCACAAGAATTGgatatttttaaaactaGAATAAGAGAAATCATTGAAGCTCAAGACATTAGTATTTACACTCCACCATTAGAGTTGGATGACCCTGCTAGTGCTGAACACgcaaaacaattgattgaatcaATGCCATTTGCTATTATTGGGTCGGAAGAAGAAGTGGAAGTTGGCCCTGGTCAATTTGTAAGAGGTAGAAAGTATCCATGGGGTGTagttgaagttgaaaatgatCAACACTGTGACTTCAAAAAGTTGAGGAGTTTACTATTAAGAACAAATATGTTAGATTTGGTGTTATCTACCAATGAATTACATTTCGAGACTTTTAGATCTGTTAAGTTGGGTGGCGATGAACAAGAGAATGGTGAAGAGAATGGTACTGAAGAATTAACTAATGAAAAGGGTGAAGTTATTAAGAAACCATCTGGTTCAAAGAAACCAAGAAGATTGCACAATCCGAAATTCAAGGAGGAAGAGGATGCGTTGAAGAAGTTCTTTACTGAGCAAGTTAAAGCTGAGGAGCATAGATTCAGACAATGGGAGaccaatattattaatgaaagaaatagaTTGAATCAGGATTTGGAAGAAATGCAATCGAAGTTGAAATCCTTAGAAGAACAAGTTAAGAGGTTGCAAATTGCTAAACGTTGA
- a CDS encoding zinc-finger transcriptional activator, putative (potentially activates transcription of aromatic amino acid catabolic genes in the presence of aromatic amino acid;~Similar to S. cerevisiae ARO80;~Similar to C. albicans ARO80) → MPTDKPVVADFTGGDALQTSVKSPEPSSQQQSQSQGKYRRNYRACLNCRLRKVKCDLGPVDNPHDGKCARCLRERKDCVFVESKRGGTANVVNGKRKKQRTSSTVMSRSETQSPDSNNVSSTTSTIASQNDNINTPLINMSINNIMQKLPGVESILPKDNSRNPPQSGFSNTSTSPSSSSLPMGQPPQLPPISSKTSILNQSSSSLKNPKSLSNEFTTMESALVFLANAAGEIAKADERDNIDAQSKYDQIEASLSGANSHRVSIDETTNQQQQEQQNQHYQQKSEQGQRHKPSPSLQQQEHHQQQPLNTPNNGPGVFTNNYHGQPEKSNIPPYVKPTASRRMFVPPAESGNAVRPKGSNKLSNIDYIGPAPRGILTEDEAKRLINLFFVTMHPYFPHIPKFLHSPQVLSNYPILLCAILTISSRYHPFETDMTNHTNGNGAVPRHIEVHDRLWLYVQRLISQTVWAEASTRSIGTVFAFLLFTEWNPRAIHWRWSDYANKAEEINDTDQQQQQQQPQANSNTNGSASLSSAAAAATASTAATTASAFGQSSDENNGGLAGLGAMRRSHRMAWMLIGSAVRLAQDMGFMEISSKAFLATHIAEINAVMNMSRRSMLANSLSEVDLDEDEITVEDMEQAEEKDDDSKIMQMNEEELKKISTHHILKFTKSQKATIELLQIMSLGHESLYGYKAQLGQLTHRQTLSVLNILSPLINNWGRKYKEFLVPSSPIVNSKFAKLAPNFPQHWLDSNNKICREIADTIEQETFIIEFNYVKLYIYSLALNQSPKSMLEKGTKIKLDELSKAAKYIEQAFHAANETLNAAHRIHRFKMLRFMPVRLLTRFIRAAAFIVRCHLTMTAQENISLSVSKITIDEIIKSTHRAAMTLRECSPDELHLLSRYSTILMVLYSEMKSKRNRKEAVEDDENNESTTIPETVGEDSSSGNSSESKQASGGVRATTVNASGSSFASVSSGVSNNGVFGVGRSTSAATQPQQQQRQQPIQPSHTTAGMATSTYKSFGNNNIHNNSAPAAVDAGQMEMSDNSSSSFPSVPPPVEDFDFDFNIDELLGDGFQNIVDLWSFLN, encoded by the coding sequence ATGCCAACGGACAAGCCAGTAGTTGCCGACTTTACCGGAGGTGATGCTCTCCAAACTTCAGTAAAATCACCCGAACCTTCAAGCCAACAACAGTCACAGTCACAAGGAAAATATAGACGAAATTATCGTGCATGTTTGAACTGCCGTCTTCGTAAAGTCAAATGTGATTTAGGTCCAGTTGATAATCCTCACGATGGGAAATGTGCACGTTGTCTTCGAGAAAGAAAGGATTGTGTATTCGTTGAAAGTAAACGAGGAGGTACTGCAAATGTGGTCAATGGGAAACGCAAAAAGCAAAGGACATCAAGCACGGTGATGAGTAGACTGGAAACTCAATCTCCGGATTCCAATAATGTTTCTTCAACCACGTCAACCATAGCGTCGcaaaatgataatataaatacaCCTTTGATTAACATGTCAATTAACAATATAATGCAAAAATTGCCTGGTGTCGAGAGTATTCTACCTAAAGACAATTCTAGGAATCCCCCACAGTCTGGCTTTTCAAATACATCCACTTCTCCTTCTTCGTCGTCATTGCCTATGGGACAACCACCTCAATTACCGCCGATATCAAGTAAAACTTCGATCCTAAATCaactgctgctgctgttgaaAAACCCAAAGTCGCTATCGAATGAATTTACAACTATGGAAAGTGCTTTGGTATTTTTAGCCAATGCTGCTGGGGAAATTGCTAAAGCTGATGAAAGAGATAATATTGATGCTCAATCGAAATATGACCAGATTGAAGCATCATTATCTGGTGCCAATAGTCATCGTGTTAGCATAGATGAGACGACGaatcaacagcaacaagagcaacaaaatcaacacTACCAGCAAAAACTGGAACAAGGTCAACGTCATAaaccatcaccatcactacaacaacaagagcACCATCAACAGCAACCTTTAAATACTCCTAACAATGGACCCGGGGTTTTCACTAACAATTATCACGGTCAACctgaaaaatcaaatatccCACCATATGTCAAACCTACTGCTTCGCGAAGAATGTTTGTACCGCCAGCAGAGAGCGGGAATGCTGTTAGACCAAAAGGTTCAAATAAATTGTCTAATATAGATTATATTGGCCCTGCTCCGAGAGGGATATTAACTGAAGATGAAGCCAAACgattaatcaatttgttttttgtcACTATGCATCCTTATTTCCCACATATTCCAAAATTCCTTCATTCACCTCAAGTTTTATCAAACTATCCTATCTTGTTATGTGCCATATTAACGATTTCATCCAGGTATCACCCATTTGAAACAGATATGACCAATCATACCAATGGTAATGGGGCGGTTCCCAGACATATAGAAGTTCATGATCGGTTATGGTTATATGTGCAGAGATTAATTTCACAAACTGTTTGGGCAGAGGCGAGCACTAGATCCATTGGGACTGTTTTTGcctttttgttgtttacaGAATGGAATCCTCGAGCCATTCATTGGCGGTGGTCTGATTATGCAAATAAGGCTGAAGAAATCAATGACACtgatcaacaacaacaacaacaacaacctcAAGCAAACTCCAATACTAATGGTTCGGCATCACTTTCatctgctgctgctgctgccaCGGCATCCACAGCTGCAACTACTGCGAGTGCGTTTGGTCAACTGAgtgatgaaaataatggtGGACTTGCTGGATTAGGAGCAATGCGAAGAAGTCATAGAATGGCATGGATGTTAATTGGATCAGCCGTTAGATTAGCTCAAGATATGGGGTTTATGGAAATCAGCTCCAAAGCGTTTTTGGCAACACATATAGCCGAAATCAATGCAGTGATGAATATGTCGCGTCGATCAATGCTTGCTAATTCTTTATCGGAAGTTGATTtggatgaagatgaaatcACTGTGGAAGATATGGAACAAgcagaagaaaaagatgaCGATTCTAAAATCATGCAAATGAATGAGGAagagttgaaaaaaatatccaCACATCATATTTTGAAGTTTACGAAATCACAAAAAGCCACCATTGAATTATTGCAAATTATGTCCTTGGGACATGAATCTTTATATGGATATAAAGCTCAATTGGGCCAACTAACGCATCGTCAAACATTATCGGTGTTGAATATTTTAAGTCCATTGATTAATAACTGGGGTCGTAAATATAAAGAATTTCTAGTACCTTCATCACCAATAGTAAACAGCAAGTTTGCTAAATTAGCACCTAATTTTCCCCAACATTGGTTggattcaaataataagaTATGTCGTGAAATTGCCGATACCATTGAACAAGAAACATTTATAATTGAGTTTAATTATGttaaattatatatttattcattGGCATTGAATCAATCTCCTAAATCTATGCTTGAAAAAGGTactaaaataaaactaGATGAGTTATCAAAAGCAGCTAAATATATTGAGCAGGCATTCCATGCAGCTAATGAAACATTGAATGCTGCTCATAGGATTCATCGATTTAAGATGTTACGATTTATGCCCGTTAGATTGTTAACGAGATTCATTAGAGCGGCCGCCTTCATAGTTCGATGTCATTTAACCATGACAGCccaagaaaatatttctttatcGGTTTCAAAAATCactattgatgaaattatcaaatcaacCCATCGAGCAGCAATGACATTAAGAGAATGTTCACCCGATGAATTACATTTGCTTTCTCGATATTCAACTATTCTTATGGTATTATATTCAGAAATGAAATCGAAACGAAATCGAAAAGAAGCAGTAGAAGATGATGAGAATAATGAGTCCACCACAATCCCAGAAACAGTTGGGGAAGATAGTTCAAGTGGTAATTCTCTGGAATCTAAGCAAGCATCTGGAGGGGTGAGGGCAACAACAGTAAATGCATCAGGATCATCCTTTGCGTCTGTTTCTTCTGGTGTTTCTAATAATGGAGTATTTGGTGTAGGACGATCAACATCAGCAGCAacacaaccacaacaacagcaacgACAGCAACCAATACAACCATCACATACTACAGCTGGTATGGCCACAAGTACTTATAAATCTTTTggtaacaacaacattcaTAATAATTCTGCGCCTGCGGCAGTGGATGCTGGACAAATGGAAATGAGCGATAATTCATCGTCGTCGTTTCCTTCAGTGCCACCACCAGTTGAAGATTtcgattttgattttaatattgatgagCTTTTGGGTGATGggtttcaaaatattgttgatttatggagttttttgaattga
- a CDS encoding 14-3-3 protein, minor isoform, putative (In S. cerevisiae: involved in regulation of many processes including exocytosis and vesicle transport, Ras/MAPK signaling during pseudohyphal development, rapamycin-sensitive signaling, and others;~Similar to C. albicans BMH1;~Similar to S. cerevisiae BMH2) encodes MPASREDSVYLAKLAEQAERYEEMVENMKAVASSGQELSVEERNLLSVAYKNVIGARRASWRIVSSIEQKEEAKGNESQVALIRDYRAKIEAELSKICEDILSVLSDHLITSAQTGESKVFYYKMKGDYHRYLAEFAIAEKRKEAADLSLEAYKAASDVAVTELPPTHPIRLGLALNFSVFYYEILNSPDRACHLAKQAFDDAVADLETLSEDSYKDSTLIMQLLRDNLTLWTDLSEAPAATEEQQQQSSQAPAAQATEGKADQE; translated from the coding sequence atgCCAGCCTCCCGTGAAGATTCCGTTTACCTTGCTAAATTAGCCGAACAAGCAGAACGTTATGAAGAAATGGTTGAAAACATGAAAGCCGTTGCTTCCTCTGGCCAAGAATTATCTGTTGAAGAACGTAATTTGTTATCTGTTGCTTACAAAAATGTCATTGGTGCTCGTCGTGCTTCTTGGAGAATTGTTTCATCTATCgaacaaaaagaagaagccAAAGGAAATGAGAGCCAAGTTGCTTTGATCAGAGATTACCGTGCCAAGATTGAGGCTGAATTGTCTAAAATTTGTGAAGATATTCTTTCTGTATTGAGCGATCATTTAATTACATCTGCCCAAACTGGTGAATCAAAGGTATTTTACTACAAGATGAAAGGTGATTACCACAGATACTTGGCTGAATTTGCTATTGCTGAAAAACGTAAAGAGGCTGCCGACTTATCATTAGAGGCTTATAAGGCTGCTTCTGACGTTGCTGTGACTGAGTTGCCACCAACCCATCCAATCAGATTAGGTTTAGCATTGAACTTCTCTGTCTTCTACTATGAAATTTTGAACTCGCCAGATAGAGCTTGTCATTTAGCTAAACAAGCTTTCGACGATGCTGTTGCTGATTTAGAAACCTTATCTGAAGATTCATACAAAGATTCAACTTTGATTATGCAATTATTGAGAGATAACTTGACTTTATGGACCGATTTATCTGAAGCCCCAGCTGCCACtgaagaacaacaacaacaatccaGTCAAGCTCCAGCTGCTCAAGCAACAGAAGGTAAGGCTGATCAAGAATAG